A single genomic interval of Arthrobacter methylotrophus harbors:
- a CDS encoding cupin domain-containing protein: protein MVTTYIPKAEVPTVATTAESKERSATEASRLAVGTRIRSARTERGTSLRELARRLGVSAGHISQVERGMVAPSISLLYSIASELSLSMDTLFGEDRTGPGEYEGIEKSPGEERFITRSAERRKIDLDTGVRWELLTPTPHEVVDFREIVYAPGGGSSKPGEFIRHSGREYGLVLEGVLHVQLEFEDFMLGPGDSIAFDSRVPHRLWNENDKTSARAVWCTYSEPVDS from the coding sequence ATGGTGACAACTTACATTCCAAAAGCGGAGGTACCGACTGTGGCAACGACGGCGGAATCCAAGGAACGCAGCGCCACGGAAGCCTCCCGCCTGGCTGTCGGAACCAGAATCCGTTCTGCACGTACCGAGCGAGGGACCTCGCTGCGCGAGCTGGCCAGAAGGCTTGGCGTCTCGGCCGGACACATTTCTCAAGTGGAGCGGGGCATGGTGGCGCCTTCGATCAGCCTCCTGTATTCCATCGCATCGGAGTTGTCACTGTCCATGGATACTCTCTTCGGCGAGGACAGAACAGGCCCGGGGGAGTATGAAGGAATTGAAAAGAGTCCCGGCGAAGAAAGGTTCATTACCCGCTCGGCCGAACGCCGGAAGATCGACTTGGACACCGGCGTCCGCTGGGAACTCTTGACTCCCACGCCACATGAAGTCGTCGATTTCCGGGAGATCGTTTATGCCCCCGGGGGCGGATCTTCCAAGCCCGGAGAGTTCATTCGCCACAGCGGACGTGAATACGGCTTAGTCCTTGAAGGCGTGCTTCATGTTCAGCTTGAATTCGAGGACTTCATGCTGGGACCAGGCGACTCCATAGCCTTTGACTCCAGAGTCCCCCACAGGCTCTGGAATGAGAATGACAAGACCTCGGCGCGAGCGGTGTGGTGCACCTATTCCGAACCGGTTGATTCCTGA
- a CDS encoding MFS transporter, protein MSNNSVIDSSPLLPFHKKLLIQSAGGPFLDGWLLSIVGIALVGMVPELGLGTAELSFAGAAALIGIFAGGLIFGRLTDRIGRQLMYTIDLIALVVASLLCAFVTEAWQIIALRFIIGVAIGADYPIATALLTEWLPIKKRAAMVGSLVVFWFVGAAVATMVGFGFAAVFGDGSWRWMLASGIVPGVIILLLRIGTPESPRWLISKGRFEEAHAVARRVYGQDVDVHNLVATESEEVKKAGFAALLKGAYLRRVVFCGGFYLAAVTPLFAMYTFGPTMLAAFGLSSGNSSYLGETIISVLFLVGCIIALPLTESVGRRPLLIWSFVLMLIPLTVLGALPQGPAWLIIVAFSAYALFSGGPNILEWSYPNEIFPTEIRATAMGVVTAISRIGAAVGTFLLPIGLEKFGVGGVMYMAAGLTAVGLIVSVILAPETRGRSLAEASSIEPGRTTQKERAGIKVGL, encoded by the coding sequence ATGTCAAACAATTCGGTAATCGATAGCAGCCCTTTGCTGCCTTTTCACAAGAAGCTGCTCATCCAGTCCGCCGGAGGCCCGTTCCTGGACGGATGGCTGCTGAGCATCGTCGGCATCGCCCTCGTGGGGATGGTCCCCGAGCTTGGTCTCGGCACTGCGGAACTCAGCTTTGCGGGCGCAGCAGCGCTCATCGGGATTTTTGCCGGAGGACTCATCTTCGGACGTCTGACGGACCGCATTGGTCGACAACTGATGTACACGATTGACCTGATCGCCTTGGTTGTAGCTTCGCTGCTCTGCGCATTCGTGACCGAGGCCTGGCAGATCATCGCACTGCGTTTCATTATCGGCGTGGCCATCGGCGCCGATTACCCCATCGCCACAGCATTGCTGACTGAATGGCTCCCCATCAAGAAGCGTGCCGCCATGGTGGGCTCGCTGGTTGTCTTCTGGTTCGTGGGTGCCGCCGTGGCGACCATGGTTGGATTCGGCTTCGCTGCAGTATTCGGTGACGGGTCCTGGCGGTGGATGCTCGCCAGCGGGATCGTTCCCGGTGTCATCATCTTGCTGCTGCGCATCGGCACGCCGGAGTCCCCTCGCTGGCTTATCTCCAAGGGCCGTTTCGAGGAAGCCCACGCCGTCGCACGACGGGTCTATGGCCAGGACGTGGATGTTCACAATCTGGTTGCCACGGAAAGCGAAGAAGTCAAGAAAGCCGGTTTTGCCGCCCTGCTCAAGGGGGCATACCTCCGTAGGGTCGTCTTCTGTGGAGGCTTCTACCTGGCAGCAGTCACCCCGCTTTTCGCGATGTACACCTTTGGCCCGACCATGCTCGCTGCATTCGGACTCTCCAGCGGCAACAGCAGCTACCTGGGCGAAACCATTATCAGCGTCCTCTTCCTCGTCGGATGCATCATCGCTTTGCCGCTCACTGAATCTGTCGGCCGACGGCCCTTGCTGATCTGGTCCTTCGTCCTCATGCTCATTCCGTTGACAGTTCTCGGTGCTCTCCCGCAGGGGCCGGCATGGCTGATCATCGTCGCATTCAGCGCCTATGCCCTCTTCTCCGGGGGACCCAACATCCTGGAATGGTCCTACCCCAACGAAATCTTCCCCACCGAAATACGCGCAACGGCGATGGGCGTCGTCACCGCGATCAGCCGCATCGGCGCCGCGGTGGGCACCTTCCTGCTTCCCATCGGACTGGAAAAGTTCGGGGTAGGAGGAGTCATGTACATGGCAGCCGGGCTTACCGCCGTCGGCCTCATCGTCTCGGTCATCCTCGCCCCCGAAACGCGGGGCCGTTCCCTGGCTGAAGCCAGTTCGATCGAGCCCGGCCGCACCACGCAGAAAGAGAGGGCAGGGATAAAAGTCGGTCTCTAG